One window from the genome of Chthoniobacterales bacterium encodes:
- a CDS encoding 16S rRNA (uracil(1498)-N(3))-methyltransferase: MARFFVPVDRWDSGLLPESEARHAAQVLRLGSGDRAVIFDGAGRAADVELENAGKKHAGFRVLREWREERPRPEIHLIAALIKNERFDWLVQKATELGAASIRPVAAGRSVVKLGGKDAEKRRAKWTQVAVEAAKQCGHLVLPEIFSVARAEDAFRDSPEGLKGIPAIHAKGAMLGNFFAGTPGNVTFAIGPEGDWTDDEMAAAQAAGFVPLDLGRHVLRSETAALYALGAAAHHFLGGVGGMA; encoded by the coding sequence ATGGCGCGGTTTTTTGTCCCGGTGGATCGGTGGGATTCGGGGCTATTGCCCGAAAGTGAAGCCCGCCATGCCGCACAAGTTTTGCGTCTGGGTTCGGGCGACCGGGCGGTGATCTTCGACGGCGCCGGGCGCGCGGCGGACGTGGAATTGGAGAACGCCGGCAAAAAGCACGCAGGATTCCGCGTGCTGCGCGAGTGGCGCGAAGAGCGCCCACGCCCGGAAATCCATCTCATCGCGGCATTGATCAAAAACGAGCGCTTCGATTGGCTCGTGCAGAAGGCGACCGAACTCGGCGCGGCATCGATCCGTCCGGTCGCGGCCGGGCGCAGCGTGGTGAAGCTCGGCGGCAAGGATGCGGAAAAGCGCCGCGCAAAGTGGACGCAAGTGGCCGTCGAAGCGGCGAAGCAGTGCGGCCATCTGGTGTTGCCGGAGATTTTTTCCGTCGCGCGGGCTGAGGACGCTTTCCGCGATTCTCCTGAGGGATTGAAGGGGATTCCGGCTATCCACGCCAAAGGCGCGATGTTGGGTAATTTTTTCGCGGGAACGCCCGGCAACGTGACCTTTGCGATCGGCCCCGAGGGCGATTGGACGGACGATGAAATGGCGGCCGCGCAAGCGGCGGGATTCGTGCCGCTCGATCTTGGACGCCATGTGCTGCGCAGCGAAACGGCGGCGCTCTACGCGCTGGGCGCGGCGGCGCATCATTTTCTCGGCGGGGTTGGGGGGATGGCATGA